Below is a genomic region from Ziziphus jujuba cultivar Dongzao chromosome 7, ASM3175591v1.
ttctcctAAAATTGATCTCAATTaggatattatattatattattatttattattattattttttaaggaaattttaCTTTGAATGTATAGAGGGACAGATTAAACAAATGTTtttcctagaaaagaaaaaagggcaaaaaaggaaaaacagaggGCCTGTGGAAGGGAACGATGGAGAGGAGAGTTGGGTGGAGTGAGCTTCCGACGGAGATATTATCAATGATCGGAAACTGCCTCGATTCACCGTTGGACGTTGTCCGACTCCGAAGCGTCTGTAATTCATGGCGTTCATCTTTCCCTCTGTTTAATCAGAGTGCTCCTCCTTCACCGCTCAAATTTCCTAGCCCATTCGCTGACGTTGACGCTTTTCTCTCAGAGAGCACGATCTATCGTCTTGAACCAGTCGATGATGAGATCGACAACCCAAACAACCCGAAcccttctgcttcttcttcttcaacgaGGAGGAGACCTTCTCGGTCTCTTCCTTCAAAGGCTTGTTTGGTTAGGGTCGAAGACACTAAAGCTAGCAAATTTCAGCTCTTCTCCTGCGGCCTCGATGATGGGGCTCCAGTTCCAAACGACTTAAGCCTGTTGAAGTTCCGGATGGTGAAGTTAGGCAAATCCAACGGACTCAGCCTTAACAATGGCAGTTTCTGTTTGCCTGGTGTCAATAAAGTAATTAGGAACCCCAATTCATCATCTCTTTATTCCGAAGACTGTTCGATCTTCGTGATTTTTGACGGAGGCAAATTGGGTTTCGCCATGAATGGTGATCGGAAACTAACCCCGATAGGTGATCGGGACACCGATTACAACGACATCGTTGTTTACAGAGGGAAACCGTGTGTTGTGGACAACTTGGGAACTGTTTCATGGATAGACGACATGTCGTTGGAGCTGACCCCATTATTATTACCCCATCAGTTGGACTTGGATTCGGGTGGTTGGAAGCATTTGGTGGAGTCAGGAGGAGAGCTTTATGTGGTTCATAGATACTGTGAGAAGATTCGTATGCGATACAGCAGTGTTGATGAAATTGATACTCGTGGTCGTCGCTTTTTTCGAAGAAATGGAAAACTATTTGATGGGGGCAACACAGTTGGTTTCAGGGTGTATAAGTTGGATCTAAAGTGGCACAGATGGGTGGAGGTGATGACTTTGGGTGATAAAGCTTTTGTATTGTACGATGATATATGTTTCTCAGTTTCTGCTTCTGAGTTTGATGGGTGCAAAGGGAACTGCATATATTTCAAGGATGAGATTAACTGTaatttattctcattttataGGACTGGTTGTAATTTCTTCAACTTAGAAGATCGTAGTATTCACCCATATCGTTGGTCCAAGCCTCTTTGCTTCTCAAGTCTGCATCTTAACACTAGGATTTGGTTATTGGACTGCTTTAATTATCTAGCTACCTAACCTGAGAGTATATTTATTATGATATGTGTTATGTATCTTTAATCCTTTCAAAATATGAATGAGTGAATGGATACAAAGTTTGTCATGGTATTGAAGGATGTGATTTGAAAATTAGCACATCATTACAGAAtcacactctctctctttctttttttttttttttttagttgattaTTTTGCTATGCGGAATCAATATTCCCaaaagattttttaaatttacagaATCAAGTTCACAATTTTCGcttaaaacaacaacaatttaTGATCTAATAATCTGTCCGTatatttcaaaactaaaaaatagaaTAACCTACTCTCATCAAATATAGCACAAATTGGTTCAGATATGTCcagctaaaataaaaaaatagattgtTTCTGATATTTTCATAAGTTGCCTTAAGGTTTGGACTTGGGTTCACTTACTTGGGCTTTTATTTGTCCAATGCTCTTCCATTTGGGCTTGAAGTGAGGAGAAATTTTATGCATCTGAAGCCATCCCAGATATAGCCCACTACTTCTCTGTATTAACTTCACGATTTGAAGCCTTCCGCCCTagtataaaaaaagtaaataaataaacttttaaaaaaaaaaaaaaaaaacatattgctGCCCACAAGTATTACTTTGGCATtctgtataaaaaataaatatattattatgataacTAATAATCAAACTATATTAATGATCGTATTATAAATTTGTTCgagtgataaaattatttagaatGCAACTTTCAATCAAGATAGTCTAAAATCCATTTCCCcttttgattaatatatatatatatatatatatatatatgagtaaattcataaataaaatgcagGATTAAATGTTAGGAAATCATGCTATAAAACACACAATTATATCTGaagtaaaaatgataaaaatgaaaatttttgtgcaaaataatcaaataaaatacacataaaataattgatacttgtagaaaaattttattaaaacaaaagaataaaataatttttatttaaaataagaaaagcatAATTGATAATACCTTCTCTTTTATATTAGGAGAAAAATACATATTctctataacaaaaaaaaaaaaaaaaaaacacaaatatttagaaaaaaatatctttcttaattttttctctaatactcttcttctctctctttgtttctaAGTGTATTTTTCACAGGAAGTTGTGTTGTAGAGGACACAATTTCCTAACATCAAAatgttcaaaattaaaatacttcATGTCCTGGTTTACCATGGATTATTTGTTC
It encodes:
- the LOC107406067 gene encoding F-box protein At2g26160 — its product is MERRVGWSELPTEILSMIGNCLDSPLDVVRLRSVCNSWRSSFPLFNQSAPPSPLKFPSPFADVDAFLSESTIYRLEPVDDEIDNPNNPNPSASSSSTRRRPSRSLPSKACLVRVEDTKASKFQLFSCGLDDGAPVPNDLSLLKFRMVKLGKSNGLSLNNGSFCLPGVNKVIRNPNSSSLYSEDCSIFVIFDGGKLGFAMNGDRKLTPIGDRDTDYNDIVVYRGKPCVVDNLGTVSWIDDMSLELTPLLLPHQLDLDSGGWKHLVESGGELYVVHRYCEKIRMRYSSVDEIDTRGRRFFRRNGKLFDGGNTVGFRVYKLDLKWHRWVEVMTLGDKAFVLYDDICFSVSASEFDGCKGNCIYFKDEINCNLFSFYRTGCNFFNLEDRSIHPYRWSKPLCFSSLHLNTRIWLLDCFNYLAT